The nucleotide window TGCCTGAGCTGGAAAGGCTCTGCAGAAGccaatatgcttttttttttttttttttaaagatttatttattatgtatacaatgttctgcctgcatgtatgcctgcaggccagaagagggcaccagatctcattataggtggttgtgagccaccatgtggttgctgggaattgaactcaggacctctggaagagcagccagtgctcttaaccactgagccatctctccagccccctcccctttttttaaaagatgaaaaagttCAACAATAAAAAGATAGTTGACAAATAGCTTTATTGAAGGATGCTAATAACCAACCAGCTACTTTTGAATCTGTTAGGGTTTTtcagtttggggtttttatttggttAGGGGTTTTGTGGgggaatttgttgttgtttggtgtgtgtgtgtgtgtgtgtgtgtgtgtgtgtgtgtgtgtgtgtgtgttttaggttATCTTCATTGGAACTTTTTTccttggtggctcatgcctgtgataCAGTCAGCAGCAACAATTATAGAGACATAGTCCCACAGTTAGGCCATGTCACcagctttcacacacacacacacacacacacacacacacacacacacacacacacgaatttcAGGCTGAGCCAGTGTGAAACAGGATCCTCTCCTCTGCTGCCATCTGAATTTGTTGGTAATACTCTgctgtttgttttaaatggaatccactggcatgatttccctcctgaaCTCCCCTATCTCAGACACTCAAAGAAGTGAACTAATAGGAAGAAGCGAGCCCAGTCCTTCTAACTAAATGTCGGTGCCATTGAGTGTATCTCCACTCCTCTTATCCTTTTGAGCACTCAATCTTAGGCAGCCTCACATTGTTGCTATAGGAACAGTGATGTCACCAGTTGCAATTCTGATGTCACTCCCTAGTCCCAACAAGGAGGAGGTgcatggaaggctgggggaggaaaCAAGATCTTCAGCTGAGCAAGAACATCCCAGCATCTTCATTGACTTTAAAAGTATATTCTGGAATCTTCTGTGGTTCACTATTCCAGAGCTACAGAGGTAGGAAAGCCCACTGGGTTGGTAGAACTGCCCAATTTCTGATCCCCCATGGTTAGAAAGGAGAAGCGATGGATAGCTTTTTTATTTCCAACTTAGCTTCATGATTCAGCCCTGCCAGTTTTAATTTCATCTTTGAATACTGTGGAAATAAGTGGACTCCTTCAGCAGCATTCCACACACTATTCCTCCTCCTCAAGTCCTGAGTTATGTAGGGGTTTGACCTGATATCCCAGGCCATCCCTTTGGAGGCCCGAGGGACttactcctttctctcctcccagtgtGATGTTGAGAGTAGAGCGTTGCTTGCCTCCAACTATGTGGTCTGGCTAATTCCCATGCTCTTTTCTCTCCTGTGCACTGAGTAAAATCATGCTGGTATAGCCGAGTCCAACTCTTACCCATTGAAgcctcccatttaaaaaaaaaaaaaaaaattgaagctttAGTTAGGCAGCAGAGCACTGGGAATGGGCAAGCTATTTGTAGCTCATGGAAAAGCATCTATATGAAACAAGAAGGTACTATTAAGGGACAGTAAAGCTAGAGGCATGCCACATGAAGGCTCAATGAATACTGAAAAGGCACATTCCTAATTTCTTTGGTAAAAAAATCAGTTGAAACTCTAACGTCAGTGTCAACAAGATTTGTTGGGTTTCTACAGTGTTCTAGACAAAAGagcagacagaggaggaagatggTATGGAGACTAAGACATTCATCCATATTAAAATGAACACTACAATTTGGTTGAAAGAGCTTCAAGATGTGACCAGATATGAAGCGACCCCATAAGAGCCTCATTTATATAGCCTACAATTTAGCTTTTTTATGAGTTTAGCGATCTTGAGAAATTAGGAAATGGGTGTTAGGGGGTGGTGTTTTCAAGTAGAGTTGTGGCCTGGTGTAGAGCAGGCCTGCCTCACTCAGCTCTCGGCTGGCATTCACGGTTTGCACTCCTCCTCAGTTTGAGGTAATAATCACTTTGACACCCCACCCTCAtcttttggtcttgtttttgatattttttttttcctcataactGTAGCCCCGGCTTCTTTAGACCTCACTGTATagtccaagctggtctcaaacctgCAGCCACCATTCAGCCACAGCCTCCAGTGCTAAGATCCAGCTGTCTCTTTGGCATTTGTGTGACGTTCATACgtgtgtgagagaaagaacatgtgtGGAGAGGTCAGAAGTTGACATCAAGTATTTTCATCACTtcttctctcactgaccctggagcttaCCAGTTTGGTTaggtaaccccagtgctggagttacagatgtgaaccaccacactCAACTTGTTAGATGGATGCTGGAGATGAAATTCAGATCATTGTGGTTGTATGATTATATAACAAGCATTTTagtaactgagccatcttcccatccccctcactgtgtgtgtgttgtgtgtgtgtgtgtgtgtgtgtgtgtgtgtgtgtgtgtgtgtaggtgtaggtgtatgcccagagaccagaagaacaaTAGTGTGCTGCTAATCTCTCTCTACCTCATTCCCCACTAAACCTGCAGCTAGGCTGGTAGCCAGAAAACTAGCAAGCCCCAGgttcctgtctccgcctcccccCACTCCCAACACTGGGTTGGAGTCACAGGCACAAATGAGCAGTCACATTTAGCTTTTGAGTTTCTAGTagaaattcaaactcaggtctccttGCTGCTTAGCATGTACTCCtgctccctgagccatctctccagcctcactttGGAATTTTTAAGGAACATTTTTAGTCAGTCCTTTGTGACCACAGAAAATGCCAAATCTCCCAGGCTGTTAACATAAAGAGCTAGAATAGCTAGCTAAAGAAAGAAGTCCATGGGTTCTAATCTTCTTattctgggcttcagtttcccAATCCGTAAGGTGACAGTAtgaattaattgaaaaataaatgacatttacattttatatattgacTTGTTTTCCTCTGTTGATTTAGTAGATAACGTAGAGCTGTGACTCCAGTATATTGTtacattttgatttgtttgtttgtgacaaggtctcacgCTGTCACTCAGGATGGTCTAGAACTagctgtgtagccccggctgacagtatctctgcttcagcctcctgtgtgcttggattaaaggcatgaggcatCACATGCGCCTCCAGTTTTCAACTTACAGATGCAGTATTCACCTGACTCCCTTAATCTTTTTAGATCTTCCTTTATTGTGGGAATGTGTACATTAATTTCAAAATCTGAAAAGCTTCATGGCTCATGTGTGTTATAGCAGcactgggagggaggcaggaggatcatgaattcaaggccatcctcagttaTATAAGGTCAACCTGAACTATAATGAGTTCctctctcaacaacaacaacaaaaggcaagAAAGTTTTTTTTACAAGCCTATGTATATATGCCTCTTCCAGACAACTTGGGAGTTTTAGCTGACTAAAACAAACTTTATGTTTGCAgacaaacatacagaaaatagaCTAAAAACTCTAGAATATATGTAAGCTAAGAGTTTGCAAGCTATACTAAACTAGTAAAACATTTTCTGTGAAAAGAGTAATGAACATTTGGGCTGTTCCTTTCTTTGCTTTACTGGAATAGGAAGATCTGACCATAAAGTAACTTTCTGTGGTAAACTTCTTGCTAAGGcattggattttaaaaaatcagaatatatGGCTTGTCATCATAACTCATTTGAGCAagccatttcttttttgttcccAGGTTCTCCAATTTTAAGAATGAGCTGCCTGGAATTACAAATGGGCAGGACTTGTGTAGTCACTCTCTGAACAGGAAATTACTAAGCACCAACTGGAAAGGTACTAGCTATTGCGAAGGGTACCAAGATGAGTAAGAGAGTTGCCTTGTCTTCATGAAGCCATTTAATAAAGCAGACAGGATACATGTGAACACTTGACATGTTAGGTAGGATGGGAATCTGAAATGACTTATGGTAGAGACTTGGATGGAGAAGCCGTACTTCAACTAGGAACTTAAGAAATTGGTCATGGATAGGATAACTGTGGCTTGGGCTCAAGTAGGGATGAGATTTAGAGGAACGTCTTGGAGGTATGTGTACAGTTAATGCTCGGTAGATCTtccaagaaaaaaatgcattaatGTCCTCTATTAATGTCTCAGAAGAGATAGACTAAGAAAGTTAGTTGACCTGGAGACATGGTTTATGAACTCTCTTTATGAGAACATATATTTTTCTCAAGTCTGAAAAAAATGCTTACAAAATGTTTTGAAATCCAAAAATTCCCCCATCCCACTTGCTTATCTTCAAGCTTCCAAGTGAAGTGTGTGAGATTAATCAATTATTTTCATCATTAAGTAAGCCATTCATTTAAGAGCAGATAATAACAATAGTCACTTAAGAAATCATTGGCCAAAAGTTGAATGATTTGTTGTTATCTAAGAACTCTTCGGAACACACCAAGAGTAGTATGTGGATCCCTCCCAGAAGTGTCCATGTTACTTTGTGCCCCTCACTTCTATGTATACATGAAAATAAGTCAGAATCATCATTCGGCAATAAGAACAGTGGGGTCCATGTGTAAACTTAgtaatttttctctgtgtctttctttacaGAGTCCTTATATATTACATGGCAGGAGGGGCGGGTAGACTTAGGGATAGTGAAGACACCAACAAAGCTCATCTGGAGTCTTCCTTGTATCTCAGAACCCATCCTCAGTAAGAGTAAGTGACTTACTTCTTTGCGCTTAATTTATATCTGTCTTAATTGTAGTATGTAGATAGCCTGAATAAGGCAAAGATTCTGTTGATATAGTTGTTCTCTACCAGATGCAACCCACTTAGATGAAATATAAACTAGAGATAAAAAGACCATTGTTTGTGGATCTTATACTGTCAACATTCTAGGTCAAGCTGCTACTTAATCTTGCCTTTCTTGGCCAAATAGCAGTACTGttcatcatttttcttcatgCCCATGACACAAAGCATAAGAATATGTATAAAGGGGTGTGACTCATGaatacagcacttgcctagcatataagAGGCCCTGGACTCCATCTCTGGCACTActatcacaaataaaaaaaaaaaaaaaaaggaacatgtaTGTATAATCATGAATTACTGAGAACAATACATGGTTTAACTTCATTGGCATAAACTTCTTTGCAAAGGgaacaaattattaaaatacaaaatcaaagaTTAGAAAACCTTCTAAATTATCTGTCCTACtttgctttctgtcactgtggtaaaacactgaccaaaaccaacttggggaggaaagggtttatttcttcttacCGGTTGGGTGGAGTCTCACCTCAAGGGAAGCCAAGGAGCTTGAAGCAGACACCCAGAGGAGtactgcttacaggcttgctcagcTACATGTCTTATATAATCCAGGCCAATCTATCCAGGCATGGTACATCCCCCCAGTGAGCTGGGCCATCCTATATTAATTACTGATCTAGAAAGTGCTCCATAGATTTGCCTCACAGGCCATTCTTGTTGTCCATCAGAATCATCCAGAAAGCTtgtgagaacatttaaaataagatttcttTATTCCATGTATTTGGGGGAAGGGTTACCACATGCCATAATGTGcatgtggagctcagaagacaacttgtaggagtcaggaATCTCTTTTCACCACATGGGCCCTGGAAATTAAATTCATTGTCAGACTTAGTGACAGAtgccctttacctgctgagacaccTTGCTGGCCCCTTATAAGAAATCTAAGCCTAAAGTCCCTCAATGCAAAAACCATAAGAAgggagatttttatttaaaatttttatatttctttctctttctctctatagatagatagatagatagaatttttttttttttttttttttttttttttttttttttttttttttttttaaactaagagtCATACCCAGGGCCTTCCAcaggctgggcaagcactctactacttagctacaccctcagccctaGGTTCAGTTTCTTTCCACTCTTGAGTAATTGCATGAGTTCTTCATTTTGGAAAATCCATTGTTTCCTCAAATAATCTCTGTCATCTGGATGAGTATAGAGACAGTAGAGTGTGAAAATAAGAATCTCTGTGAGAACAGAAAACAGCTCTTGagtgaatttatatttttattttcctttaaaaattatccataatcttccaaaacaaaagcaatatgCCCATATATTTGTAAAcgttattattttcttctttttatatttttatttattgtgcgGGTATGGCGGTGAGGCAGGTACACTCATGCTGTGGTGCTTGTGTGACAGTCAGAAGACTTGTGGGAGTCAGTATTCCTTAcattatgtgggttccaggggtcaaGTTCAGACCATCAGAGTCGGCGGCAGACACCTTTACCTGTAGGCGTCACCTCAGCGTCCTTCCTTTTCATTACTTCTCATCATGTGGTGGGTGACCTTTGACTTATGTTTGTTTCCATCTTGAGCGAGGGTGCATGCCCCCATGTCAGCCAACATCCTTTCAAACAAGTATTTCCGGTTAGTCAGATGAACACCACTAAAAATTGCTATGCCTTTCAGTCAGCTGTTTGTGATCATGATGTCTGCTTCAAGCAAGATGTTGAACTTTAACGGAATTTTAAAGCAGTATTTTTGCTGTAATCCAAATCTAAAGATAGCTGTGTGTTTCGTGAGAATGTCAGGatgtttggggtggtggtggggagttgTGCGTCTTATTTCATCTTACCATTGAAGGGTATGGATGGGAGCCGCATTTGTAATGAGCTAGGGAATTTTCGGTGTGGAGCCTAGAAGGGGAAATTGGGCATGGGAAAAGAAAGTAAGGGCAAAGAGACCCTTCTTGCCACTTCAGGTTGACATCAGGATACGAAAGTCGCTATGGTACTGGGCTACATTTTCAAAGACTACGACATAGAATGCCAGGTTTTGAAGAGTGGATGAGACTAAACAAAGATGATTTGGATTAAGGATTCTGAGGGAGGCAATGAAGCATCAAGGGTTAAGAAAATGGCCAGCGACTGGGGGTGAAAGAATTAGTGGCTGGTAAGGGCCGGTGTCGTACGTAGAGGATGCCAGGCAAAGTGAATCTCAGCCTGCTAGCCAGAGGACCAGGTTGCTGGTGGCGCCACTGCTGAAATGAGAGAACAGAGCAAAATGTTAAGAGGGCTGTGAAAGGACGCATTAGCCACTAGCGCATCCTGGACACGGGATCACGGAATCTGAGCATCTCCCAGCATCCTCAGCTTACTGGAGAGAAAATGACCTCAAGGAAGATTACTAGTGTAAGTTAGTGCTCCAGAAAGGGATGAGAAACAAAACTTCTTCCATTGTTAAAAATTAGCTCATGTAGACAGAACAGGCaaggaaaaagtaaattaatCCATTTGGTCACATTAGTTTTGAGTGTCTACTGAAAATCAGAAGGGGGGTGTTGGTAGGGAACAAAGCAAGACACAGCTGAACAATACAGGCATCAGCTTCTTCTCTAGAGATATAAACACGTTTGAGAAGTTGTGTTGCAGGTGAGAGCTGAAGCTGATGATAACTGGTTGAGTGGGCTGAAGTAGCTCTTTCTAGAGGTCTCTGTGGAAAGCATGGCTCCTGCCCCCTATATCTCTGccattctctttatttctcctaCTGTTCATGTAACCTtttgatgatttttctttttctttttcttttaatgctaCCAGATGGCAGATAGGGTTGACTGGTTACAAAGCCAAAATGGTGTATGCAAAGTTGATGTCTATTCACCTGGAGACAACCAACACCAGGACTGGAAAATGGTAAGGTCTCCTTCTTTGGCAGCACTAGGTAGGGACATTTGGACTGTCGTCAAGAGCAGCCTTATTCCGACCTTCATTTTGAAGGTGGTTAAAATGACCTCCTGTAGAACAAAAATTTTCCATCTACTCCAACAAATTCTGCAGCTTATGATATTTGatactttagtttttaattatgtgttggCGGGGAGTGAGGGGGGGGTTGGCTtgagcatgtgagtgcaggtaccccagaggccagaagagggtgtgattcccctgaaactggagctgcaAGCAGTTGTGAGGTACTGTGTGGGCACTGGagaccaaactctggtcctctgtaagagcagtacttctgtgctcctaactgctgagcctgCGTTTGATACTTAGTGGAGAAATATGCTATGATTAATAAAAAGTATGTATTACAATGACAACATTTTACGTTTTAAACAACCACTGATTAGTAATGTGCctgtgggctggtgagatgactcggtgggtgaaggtgcttgccatcagCCTggcccctggaacccacacagtggaaggagaggagaacTAACTCGGGATAAATTGCCCTCTGACCGCCACATAAATGTTGTGGAATAAACCTTGCTCCCAATCAGTCAGtgtaagaaatataataaatgtttCCAAGGTTCATCAGAAATAATTCCTGAAATTCGGGATGTCTTAAAATTCTgagaggtgggctggagagatggctcagaggttaaaaacactgactgctcttccagaggtcctgagttaaattcccagcacccacatggtggctcacaaccatctgtaatgagatctggcgccctcttctggcctgcagggacaaaaaaataaataaacaaataaatctttaaaaaaattctgagaGGTTTAAACTCCCCTCTCAGGCATTGCTCCTTGGGTGTTCAGTAAGCACTTATTAAGCCCTTGGTGGAGAAGGGGAGTGGGGTGGCTCTGTATCCGTCAGGGTTCAATAAGaagatattaataaataataagtaaaaataaagtaatgaTAAACCACACCTAtgctttaatctttaaaaaatgtttcctgaGAAGAGGTAGTATGTTATTGAAAGATACAAGGGAAAGACTTCAGGATTCTAGAAGTAAACATAGAAAGTAGCTGTTAAGCTGAAACTCTCAAGAGCCCTCAGTCAAGGCTGTTTGGACACAGATGGGCCAGGGCAcagctctcttctccctcttgtAGCCATGCAGTGCCCTCTGCTAACAAAGGCCACTGCCCAAAGAGAGATGCTTAAAGGAGTTAATCCAGAGTCACAAAGCAAGATGAATTTGCACTAAAGACCATATGTGGACCTGTACAGACAGCAGGTTCTGGTATCAGAAACATCTAAACAAATTAgacagaattctctgtttttgaAGTTCTTGGACCAATGAGATGGCTAAGAGAGTgcagatgcttgccaccaagcctgatgacctcagttcatgtcccagaacccacatgctgaAAGGGTGAAGACAAGAACTGTCTCCCACAGTTTGTCCTccttcacactcacacatgcatctacacacacactgcaacacAAAATTAAAGATGACGTAATCCAGCGCATACATCATTATATCCTTGCTCAGAACACTAACATTTGCCCAATACATACTTGCATGTAATGTCACATGACCCATCTTCTTTTTataccaaaaatattttcttatcaaTAGGAGCCAAAAACCTTGAGAAATATTCATAAGACATACAGACACTCATATCAAATTGCCAAAGACCCCCAAAGTGCCTTTGTTGGATATTTTATCCACCTCTGCCCTTATTTGTagagaaacaaaatacaaatcagATCCAGttaaataagacaaacaaaactccaacaCCTTTCACTAAGCAAGAAGTACCCTAGGagattcaaaacaaaactaaattctGCCATAGTGAACCTTACCACTCATGGGAAAATATACTTATAATGTAAAgcttaaatataatttaagacATGAGTATAATTTGATATCAGTCTGGCATTTGAAGTTATGTAAATAACCAATggacattaataaaaaaaagcagTTCACGGTCATTTGCCAAGTAATTTTCTGAACAATAGTGTTAGAGTTTAAATAATGGGTCACTGCATGCAGGACACAGTGGCATACCTTATGactgcagcactcagaaggtcGAGATGGAAGATAGTTGGATTAGGGATCTTTAACGAGCCAGACACGGAAAAGAAAAGCAGGGCTGGGAAGTCAGTTAGCATAAACTAAGCTACTGCAGCATGCCATGACCAAGGGGAGAAACTAAACCCATTCATCTTTCTGTGCGCTCCGTCATGGGCATGAAACTGTCCTGGTTTTGAAAAGGGGAAAGAGTGGTTTGGCATTCTCCTGGCACACAGCTCAGGGTACTATTGAGTAAGAAGAGGGGTCCTGTAGGAGCAGCAGACTCTTGACAGAAGGGAAAGCAGAGTGCTTGTCTCAGGCAACTCAGGTGATTTTGTGTTTCCATCAGTACATGCATGCTAGAGAGTTCTAAAAGAGCATCTCAGAAGCAGAACCAGGTAGCATATATAGTGTAGAGAATACATTGCATTTGGACATAGATGATAGACAAATCTATAGTTTTATAGTAAAGcacaagtttgtttttttttttgttttttttttttttctgcaagtcTCTTCCATTCCACTTGGATAAAAAGTAATACCAACCTCCAGGAAGAATTGTGCTGATCACAGCAGGAGGCTGATCACATCCATGTTGGCCTGACTGCCTCATGGCATTGGCTTTGCTGGGAGTTCTGAGGAAGCTCAGGGAGGCCTTGAAAAGGCCTCTATTATTTGCCATCATGAGATGAAGAAGTCAAATCTGAGAAACAGTCTGCAGCAGGCCTGAGCACACTTAGGTCTGACACTTGGCCTCTGCAAGCatccatgtgcatgtatacacacacacacacacacacacacacacacacacaaaaaaaaaaaatttaagaaaactttttaaaattactgctATGGAACAAATAATAGCCAGTAACTTTTTAAGtactttatgttgttttatttcatgtcattttattttatgcgtacaggtgttttgtctgtgtgtctagtacatgcctggtgcctgagaggccagaagagggtgtcagattccctggaaccagagttaaaGACAATTGTGACCATGATGGGTGCTCGGAATCAAAGctaggttctctgaaagagcagcaagtgctctgaacactgagccatccccctagCCCAGTAGCtagtaacttttatttttgtaataaactAGTAGTTGGACAATATATTAGCAATTTTATAACCAagcattattctttttaaaatggccATATTTGTAGTCATTCTTAGATTGACAAAATTTTTTACATTTGATAGGAAAGAaagcataaatatatacatggtACTATGTTCAGGTTGCCACATACAGATACAGTGAGTAGATATATaactctgtctgtgtgtgtgtgtgtgtgtgtgtgtgtgtgtgtgtgtgtgtgtgtgtatgtgtgtgcttatcaCAGCTCACATCCATCAGAGTCTATAACTGCAAAAAACTAATCACCCACAGTTACTAATCCCCAATTACAAATCAATTCATTAATATCAATTAGTCATGGGAAGCTACATAGCATGCCAAGATTTTGCTGTATCAAATAATTAGGTAcaattttcccatttttctaaaGCTGTACTTATAATAAAagacataaatttaaaaacaacatatCTAGATGAGCGTGgcacaagagagagagatgagcagatctctaagtttgaggatagtcagggctacacagagaaactgtctcaaaaaagaaaaagaaaaaaaaaaacgacaaTAACAACCCAATAGTTAGATCTGAGAAGGCGTGATGAGCATCAGTGCCAGCTCAGGTCAGATAGGAACTCCCCGTGGTTGTCAGGATCTTGCTGGTTTGACACAGTACAAGCAACATGATGTAGTAGCTGATGGCCTGATTGGAATTCCAGCTTCATCACCCATTAatgttataatttcaaatgactcACTAACTTAATCTCTCAGATCTTTAATTCTCTCCCTTGTAAACTGAAGGAAGCAAGAGAATTAACATGTGAGTTTACTGTGAAGGTAATTTAAAGGGGATGGTAGCCCTCAAATCCTCAGCATCTGATAATGTGTAGTGACTGCACAGTAAATTGTGATGCTGGAGCCAGCTTGGGAGGCTGGCCTTCAAGGTTGTCCTGAACGCCTCATATCTTTGCTGTGCTACAACTGGGTGAAACCATGTCTGCTTTCCAGGATGCATCAACAGATCCTGTCCGAGTGCTCAGCTGGCTCCGAAGAGACCTGGAAAAAAGTACAGCAGGGTTCCAGGACTCGAGGTTCAAGCCTGGAGAGTCATCAATTATGGAGGAAGTGCCCATCCCGGGAGACCAACGCAAAGGTTTCTGTGTCGACTATTACAATACCACCCACAAGGGCAGTCCAGGGAGATTGCATTTTGAGATGACTCACAAGGAGATCCCTTCCCAAGGCCCCTGTGTCCGAGCTGGTAATGGGAATTCCATAGATGAAGTTTCCTTCTATGCCAACCGCCTCACAAACCTAGTGATAGCCATGGCCCGGAAGGAGATCAATGAGAAGATCCATGGCTCTGAAAACAAATGTGTCCATCAGTCATTGTTTATGGGGGATGAGCCCATGCCCCACAAAAGCTTGAGTACAGTAGCCTCCGAGCTGGTGAATGAGACCGTCTCTGCGTGTTCCAAGAACATCACTGGTGACAAAGCTCCAGGCTCTGGAGACAGAGCCTTGGGGTCAGGACAGAGCCCTAGTCTAAGATACAAAAGCACTTTGAAAATCAAGGAGAGCACCAAGGATGGCAAGTGTCCAGATGACAAGCCTGGTTCTAAGAAGTCTTTCTTCTATAAGGAAGTATTTGAGTCTCGGAATGCAGGGGACGCCAAGGATGGTGGAAGGTCCTTTCCTGGAGAAAGAAAGCTCTTCAGGGGCCAGGACAGAACTGATGACTTTACAAGCTCTGTCAGTCAAGGGATTATGACCTATGCCAACAGTGTGGTATCTGACATGATGGTCTCCATCATGAAGACCTTGAGGATCCAGGTGAAAGACACAACCATTGCCACTATTCTGCTGAAGAAGGTATTGATCAAGCATGCAAAAGAGGTCGTCTCTGATCTCATCGACTCGTTCATGAAGAACCTCCACAATGTCACAGGGAGCCTAATGACTGACACAGACTTTGTCTCAGCCGTGAAACGAAGCCTTTTTTCTCATGGAAGCCAAAAGGCCACAGATATCATGGATGCCATGATGGGTAAGCTGTACAATGTGATGTTTGCCAAGAAATTCCCTGAGAGGAAAGCCAAGGACAAGTCTGAGAGCTATTCCCTTATCTCCATGAAATCACGGGGTGGTGACCCTAGGCAACCTAACCTGAACTTTGCGATGAAATCAGAATCAAAACTGAGAGAAAGTTTGTTTGCTTCA belongs to Onychomys torridus chromosome 3, mOncTor1.1, whole genome shotgun sequence and includes:
- the Akap3 gene encoding A-kinase anchor protein 3 — its product is MADRVDWLQSQNGVCKVDVYSPGDNQHQDWKMDASTDPVRVLSWLRRDLEKSTAGFQDSRFKPGESSIMEEVPIPGDQRKGFCVDYYNTTHKGSPGRLHFEMTHKEIPSQGPCVRAGNGNSIDEVSFYANRLTNLVIAMARKEINEKIHGSENKCVHQSLFMGDEPMPHKSLSTVASELVNETVSACSKNITGDKAPGSGDRALGSGQSPSLRYKSTLKIKESTKDGKCPDDKPGSKKSFFYKEVFESRNAGDAKDGGRSFPGERKLFRGQDRTDDFTSSVSQGIMTYANSVVSDMMVSIMKTLRIQVKDTTIATILLKKVLIKHAKEVVSDLIDSFMKNLHNVTGSLMTDTDFVSAVKRSLFSHGSQKATDIMDAMMGKLYNVMFAKKFPERKAKDKSESYSLISMKSRGGDPRQPNLNFAMKSESKLRESLFASCKPEKEKTCAETLGEHIIKEGLSMWHKTHQKDDSKPPGLDPAAKQGGPHQHEVSFESPDSCDLIPPPQQPETFENFMCESDSWAKDLIVSALLLIQYHLAQGGRMDAQSFLEAAASTNFPANKQPVVHDESRLKSPHKICDQEQTEKKDLMSVIFNFIRNLLSETIFKGNRSCESKGQNVKEEEINMCERPMTPPAPNFCEDEETGGAFSGLTKMVANQLDGCMNGQMVEHLMDSVMKLCLIIAKSCDSPLAELGDEKCGDASRPSSAFPDNLYECLPVKGTGTAEALLQTAYQAIHNELRGLSGQPPEGCEIPKVIVSNHNLADTVQNKQLQAVLQWVAASELNVPILYFAGDDEGIQEKLLQLSAAAVEKGRSVGEVLQSVLRYEKERQLDEAVGNVTRLQLLDWLMANL